A window of Bos taurus isolate L1 Dominette 01449 registration number 42190680 breed Hereford chromosome 19, ARS-UCD2.0, whole genome shotgun sequence contains these coding sequences:
- the LOC100848100 gene encoding WAP four-disulfide core domain protein 18-like, with the protein MKTGTIFVLVAFIIMGLEVACALRPPIKGQQRPGFCPKVPKDSPGICLHGCSGDDSCPKGMKCCSNGCGYVCKKPVFKKDGSGGRGKAGLEVY; encoded by the exons ATGAAAACAGGCACCATCTTCGTTCTGGTGGCTTTCATCATCATGGGGCTGGAGGTGGCCTGTGCTCTGAGACCTCCTATCAAAG GACAGCAGAGACCCGGATTCTGCCCAAAGGTGCCCAAAGATTCTCCGGGGATTTGTCTTCATGGATGCTCAGGAGATGATTCCTGTCCCAAGGGAATGAAATGCTGCAGCAATGGCTGTGGCTATGTCTGCAAAAAGCCTGTTTTCAAG AAGGATGGCTCTGGCGGCCGTGGGAAAGCTGGACTGGAGGTTTATTGA